Genomic window (Sphingosinicella microcystinivorans):
CGATTTCGATCCGATGATGATCGACGACCGCTGCACGCAGAGCTTCGTCATCGACCTCGACGCGGGCGAACCGCCGCACCTCCGGCTGATCGGCGAGGCGCTCCAGGCCGAGGGCGGCGTCGGCACCGACGTCATCGGCCTCGCCGATGCGCCGCCGGGCTCGCTGCTGATGCGGATCAGCAGCTACCTGCCCGAGCTTCTCACCCGCGCCGTGCCCCTGTCCGTCGAGGCCCCCTACGAGACCACCGACGGCATCCCCGGCATCTACCGCGCGCTGCTGATGCCGTTCACCACCGACGGCAACGGCATCGACGTCGTGTTCGGCGTCGTCAGCTGGCGCGAGACCGCGCGCGCCGGCGAACGCCCCGACGCCGCGCGCATCGTTCCGATCAGAAGCTGAAACGACTGCCCCGACCGGGGGGCGGGAAACGAAAAGGGCCGACGCGATCCGCGCCGGCCCCTCCTGCGTTCGATCCTCCCCGAATCGAAACGGCTGATCGAAACGGCCGTCGGCTACAGCAGCTCGATATTGCCGGCCGCCACCTTGCCGCGGCGGTCACGCGCCAGCTCGAAGCTGACCCGCTGGCCTTCCGCAAGGCTCGTGAGACCGGCGCGCTCCAGCGCGCTGATGTGCACGAACGCGTCCTGCTTGCCGTCGCCGCGCGAAATGAAGCCGAAGCCCTTCATCGTGTTGAAGAACTTGACCGTGCCCTCGATGCGCTCGCCCGGCGTGAAGTCGTCGTCACCCGCGCTGCCCGGGGCGGGCCCGCGCTCGCGCGCCGGACGGTCGGGACGCTCCGGCGCCTCGCCGTCGATCACGAGGTCGGAGGCCGAAAGGCGTCCGCCGCGGTCGAAGATCGAGAACGTCACCGGCTGGCCCTCGTCGAGCGTCGTGCGACCGGCGCGTTCGACCGCGCTGATGTGCACGAACACGTCCTCGCCGCCGTCGCGGGCGATGAAGCCGAAGCCCTTCGTCGCGTTGAACCATTTCACGGTGCCCGATGACGTGCCGAGCGACGTGCCGGGATCGCGGCTGCCGCCGCCGCCCCCGAAGCCGCCACCGCCGCCGCGGAAACCGCCACCGCCACCGCCACCACCGCCGGCGCCGAAGCCGCCGCGATCGTTGCCGTAGCCACCGAAGCTGCGGCCGGCATCGTAAAAGTCGTCGCCACCGCCGAACGAATCGCGGCCTCCGCCGCGGCGGTCATAGCCACGGTCCCCACCGCGCTTGCGGCCATCAAAACCCATGTCGTGATATCCAGTCTGAATGACGTCGGCAGCCGGGCGCATGCCGCCACAGCACTGTCGTTCTCGGCCAAATTCTATTCGCGGCGTTCGACAGCCTGTTGTTCCCAAAACAAAATCCGTGCGCCCACGGACATTCCTGACGAGCGTTCGCACCAGTCCGAAACTGGCACGTACCTCATGAGCTTACATGAGATTCGCGGAGCCTGCGAGCGAAAAAGACGCGTTCTCAATTCTTTCCGGCACGCGCCGCCCGGACTTGCCATATGCCCTGTTCGACGGGCGTATAGCAAGTCCGGGCGGCGCGGCGTATGAACCGGTCATGATCGCTTTTCCCGAAAGGACCACCATGACGCGCACCCTTGCGTCCGCTTTCGCCGTTGCATTGTCCCTCGCGCTTGCCGCCCCGGCGGCGGCGCAGGCCCCGGCAGCGGCCACCGCCCCAGTGCAGAACACCGCCCAGAATGCCGCGCACGAAGCGCTCTGGCAGCTCTTCCGCGATTCGGATGAGGCGAGCCTGAAGCGCAACCCGATCCAGGCGCTGTTCCGCGGCGACATGCGCTATGCGGACCGGCTCGGCGACTACATCACCGACGCCTGGTACGACGCGGAGCGCGCGGCGGGCGAAAGCGACCTCAGGCGCCTCGAAGCCATCGACCGCACCCGGCTCGACGCCACCGACCGCATCGCCTACGATGTTTTCAAATGGCAAACCGAGGAGAATCTGAAGGGCCTGACGCCCGAAATCCTCGCGCTCACCGCCGTGCGCCCGATCAACCATTTCACGGGGTTCCACACCTTCTATCCGTCGTTCGCCTCGGCGACGGGCGGCGCGCCCTTCGCCACGCTCGCCGACTACGAGAACAACCTGAAGCGCCATCAGGATTTCGTGACGCTGCTCGACCGCTCCATCGGCCGCTTCCGCGAAGGCATGGCGTCGGGCGTCGTGGAAACCAAGCTCACCATCAATAACGTCATCGAGCAGCTCGCCACCCAGCTCGCCGAGGCGCCCGAGGAGTCGCCGTTCTACAGCCCAGTGACGCAGTTCCCGGACGGCATATCGGCGGCGGACCAGACGCGCCTCAAGGCCGAGTACCGCGCGATGATCGCGGACAGGATCTACCCGTCCTACAAGCGGCTCCACGATTTCCTGAAAGCGGAATATCTCCCCGCCGCACGCGATCAGGTCGGCCTTTCCGCCATGAAGGGCGGCCCCGTGCTCTACGCGCAGCTCATCGAGAACACGACGACGCTGCCGCTGAAGGCGGAGGACATCCACAATATCGGTCTTGCCGAGGTGAAGCGCATCCACGCCGAAATGGAGAAGGTGAAGGCGGAGGTCGCCTTCAAGGGCACGCTCCCCGAATTCTTCGAGTACCTGCGCAGCGATCCGAAGTTCCAGCCGAAATCGCGCGAGTGGCTCACCGAGAAGTATTTCGAGATCGGCAAGGCCGTGGACGCCAAGGTGCCGGACTATTTCTCCACCGTGCCGAAATCGCCGCTCGACATCCGCCCCTACGAGCCGTTCCGCGAGAAGCACGAGGCGGGCGGCTCCTACATGCCCGGCACGCCCGACGGCACGCGCCCCGGCATCTTCTACTTCAACGCCTACGACCTGCCCTCGCGCACCACGCCGGGCATGACGACGCTCTACCTCCACGAAGGCGCGCCGGGGCATCATTTCCAGATCAGCCTCGCGCAGGAGAACGAGGCGCTGCCCAATTTCATGCGCTTCGGCGGCAACACCGCCTATGTCGAGGGCTGGGGGCTTTATGCGGAAACGCTCGGCTACCCGATGGGCTTCTTCGACGATCCCTACCAGCGCTTCGGCACGCTGTCGGACGAGATGCTGCGCGCCATGCGCCTCGTCGTCGACACCGGCCTCCATGCGAAGGGCTGGACCCGCGATCGGGCGATCGAGTACATGCTCGCGAACAGCGACATGGGCCGCACCGACGCCACCGCCGAGGTGGAACGCTACATCGCCATCCCCAGCCAGGCGCTCGCCTACAAGATCGGCGCGCTCAAGATCCAGGAGCTCCGCGCCCGCGCCGAGAAGGCATTGGGCAAGACATTCGACATCCGCGATTTCCACGCGCAGGTGCTGATGACCGGCGCCCTGCCGCTCGCGGTGCTGGAGAAGAAGATCGACGACTGGATCGCCTCGAAGAAGTAGGCGTCGCGCCGCCTGCCCTCGCTTTTCCGGTATTCCGTGTCGGAAACAGGAACTCACTTGACACTATGTAAAGTTGCGTGCAGTTGCCGCGCTTATACGTTGTCAGGACGAGTGGGACGGACTGCGAAGGGTATGAACGCCGGGCGGCGGCAGGCCTGAACCGGCTTGCCGAATGCCTCGTGACGCCGATTGCCGGCAAGCTTCCGACCCGCTCCGCGCTTGGCGTCTGTCTTCGCGGAAGGGAGCGAAATGTCTGACCCGGTTTTGATCGAGACGGAAGGCGCCGTCGCAATTCTCACGCTGAACCGCCCCGAACTGCGCAACCCGGTTTCCGATTCCGACATGGTGGACGCGCTCGTGGCGGCGCTTGATCGCCTGAACCGGGATTTCTCGGTCCGCGCCGCGATCCTCACGGGCGCGGGCAAGGGGTTCAGCTCCGGCGGGAACCTGCGCCGCATGGGCGAGCCGGGGGAACTCGGCGGCAGCACCCCAGTCGAGACGCCCACGGATTACGCGCGCGGCATCCAGCGGCTGCCGCTCGCCTTTCAGGCGCTCGAGATTCCGATCATCGCCGCGGTCAACGGCGATGCCATCGGCGCGGGGTGCGATGTCGCCTGCATGTGCGACATCCGGATCGCGGCGCAAAGCGCCCGCTTCGCCGAGAGCTTCGTGAAGCTGGCGCTGATTCCGGGCGACGGCGGCGCATGGCTGCTGCAACGCGTGGTCGGTTTCTCGAAAGCCTGCGAGCTGGTGTTCACCGGGGACATGATCGACGCGAACGAGGCGCTCGCCTGCGGGCTCGTGTCGCGCGTCGTGCCGGACGACGACCTGCTTCCCGCGGCGCGCGCGCTCGCCGCCCGAATCGCGGCCAATCCGCCGCACGCGCTCCGCATGACGAAGCGCCTCCTCGTGCGTGCGCGCGACACCCGCCTCGACGAGCACCTTGCGAGCGCCGGGGCGTTGCAGGCGCTCGCCCACACGACCGCGGACCACCGCGAGGCGATCGCCGCCTTCCGCGAAAAGCGCGCGCCGAACTTCACCGGCCGCTGAGCGCGCAGGTCTCGGGAGGAGGAATGGACATGCACACGGCAGGGTCAGGCGGACCGCTGAAGGGCTTCCGGATTCTCGACATGACATCCGTGCTGATGGGGCCGACGGCGACGCAGCTTCTCGGCGACATGGGCGCGGACGTCATCAAGGTCGAGCCCCCCGACGGCGATCTCGTCCGCCAGGTCGGCCCGGCGCGGAATCCGGGCATGGGCGCGCTCTATCTCAATGCGAACCGCAGCAAGCGGAGCATCTGCATCGACCTCAAGACCGCGGAAGGCCGCGATCTGCTGCTGCGCCTCGCGAGGGACGCCGACGCGCTCGTCTACAACGTGCGGCCGCGGGCGATGGCGCGGCTCGGCCTCGACTACGAGGCGGTTTCCGCGGCCAATCCGCGGATCGTCTATGCGGGCCTGTTCGGTTTCGATCAGGCAGGCCCCTATGCGGCGAAACCCGCCTATGACGATCTCATCCAGGGGGCCTCGGGCCTCGCGGCGCTGATCGCGCGCGCCGGCGACGGCGTGCCGCGCTACGTGCCCTCCGCCGTCGCGGACCGCGTCGTCGGGCTGATGGCCGTCGGCGTGATCTGCGCGACGCTGCTGGAGCGCGAGCGGTCGGGCCTCGGCCAGCGCGTCGACATCCCGATGTTCGAAACCATGACGGCCTTCGTGCTCGGCGATCATCTGGGCGGTCTCAGCTTCGAACCGCCGCTCGACGGCGGCGGCTACGCGCGGCACCTGACGCCCGAGCGCCGGCCCTACGCGACGCGCGACGGCTATATCTGCGCGCTGCTCTACAATGATGCGCATTGGCAGCGCTTCCTGCTGCGGGTCGGCGAGGCCGCGCTTGCGGAAGACCCGCGCTTCGCCACCCTCGCCAGCCGGCTTCAGAACATCGACCACGTCTATGGCGCGCTGAGGCGCATCTTCCTCGAACGAACGACGCGGGACTGGCTGGAGCTTCTGGACGAGCTCGATATTCCGGCCGCGCCCTACAACGACCTGCCGGGCATCCTCGACGACCCCCAGCTCCGGGCATCGGATTTCTTCCAGCGCGCGGTGCATCCGAGCGAGGGGCCGATCCGCACGATGCGTCTCCCTGCGCGCTGGTCGCGCACCGCCCCCGCGGTCGGTCGGCTCGCGCCGCGCCTCGGCGAGCACGGGATCGAGGTCCTTCACGAGGCGGGACTCGCCGAAAATGACATCGCACGGCTGCTCGATGCGGGCGCGGTGCGGGTCGACGCGGCGCAGCGCTGAAAACCGGAAAGGCAGGCCATGGAATTCTCGTTAACCCCCGAACAGCGCGCCGTGCAGGACGCCGTCGGCGAGATTTGCCGCGAATATACCGACGAATACTGGCTCCGGCGGGATCGCGAGGGCGGCTTTCCGGAACAATTCTACCAGGAGTTCGCGGCGGGCGGCTGGCTCGGCATCTGCATTCCCGAGGCGTTCGGCGGTTCCGGGCTCGGCATCGCCGAGGCCGCCGTGATGATGCGCACGATCGCCGAATCGGGCGCGGGCATGTCGGGCGCATCATGCCTCCACATCAACATCTTCGGCCTCAATCCGGTGGTCGTATACGGCAGCGACGAGCAGCGCCTGCGTATGCTGCCGCCGGTGGTGCAGGGCCGCACCAAGGCCTGCTTCGCCGTCACCGAGCCGAACACGGGGCTGAATACGACGCAGCTGAAGACGCGCGCCGTCCGGCGCGGCGATCGCTACGTCGTCGACGGGCAGAAGGTATGGATTTCGACCGCGCAGGTCGCCGACAAGATCCTGCTTCTCGCGCGCACCACCCCGATCGAGGAGGCAAAGTCGCCGACGCACGGCCTCAGCCTGTTCTACACCGATCTCGACAGGAGCCGGATCAGGGTCAGCGAGATCGAGAAAATGGGGCGCAAGGCCGTCGATTCCAACGAGCTCTTCATCGAGGGGCTGGAGATCCCGATGGAGGACCGCATCGGCGAGGAGGGACGCGGTTTCGAATATATTCTCGACGGCATGAATCCGGAGCGCATATTGATCGCCGCCGAGGCCGTGGGCCTGGGGCACGCCGCGCTGCGCCGCGCGACCGGCTATGCGAAGGAACGGGTCGTTT
Coding sequences:
- a CDS encoding CaiB/BaiF CoA transferase family protein: MHTAGSGGPLKGFRILDMTSVLMGPTATQLLGDMGADVIKVEPPDGDLVRQVGPARNPGMGALYLNANRSKRSICIDLKTAEGRDLLLRLARDADALVYNVRPRAMARLGLDYEAVSAANPRIVYAGLFGFDQAGPYAAKPAYDDLIQGASGLAALIARAGDGVPRYVPSAVADRVVGLMAVGVICATLLERERSGLGQRVDIPMFETMTAFVLGDHLGGLSFEPPLDGGGYARHLTPERRPYATRDGYICALLYNDAHWQRFLLRVGEAALAEDPRFATLASRLQNIDHVYGALRRIFLERTTRDWLELLDELDIPAAPYNDLPGILDDPQLRASDFFQRAVHPSEGPIRTMRLPARWSRTAPAVGRLAPRLGEHGIEVLHEAGLAENDIARLLDAGAVRVDAAQR
- a CDS encoding cold-shock protein, with protein sequence MGFDGRKRGGDRGYDRRGGGRDSFGGGDDFYDAGRSFGGYGNDRGGFGAGGGGGGGGGFRGGGGGFGGGGGSRDPGTSLGTSSGTVKWFNATKGFGFIARDGGEDVFVHISAVERAGRTTLDEGQPVTFSIFDRGGRLSASDLVIDGEAPERPDRPARERGPAPGSAGDDDFTPGERIEGTVKFFNTMKGFGFISRGDGKQDAFVHISALERAGLTSLAEGQRVSFELARDRRGKVAAGNIELL
- a CDS encoding PAS domain-containing protein, producing the protein MALGSKVSALRRAKALPPVGTGARERRLHLQAHNYWATLPRAGSVPHWRDFDPMMIDDRCTQSFVIDLDAGEPPHLRLIGEALQAEGGVGTDVIGLADAPPGSLLMRISSYLPELLTRAVPLSVEAPYETTDGIPGIYRALLMPFTTDGNGIDVVFGVVSWRETARAGERPDAARIVPIRS
- a CDS encoding acyl-CoA dehydrogenase family protein, which gives rise to MEFSLTPEQRAVQDAVGEICREYTDEYWLRRDREGGFPEQFYQEFAAGGWLGICIPEAFGGSGLGIAEAAVMMRTIAESGAGMSGASCLHINIFGLNPVVVYGSDEQRLRMLPPVVQGRTKACFAVTEPNTGLNTTQLKTRAVRRGDRYVVDGQKVWISTAQVADKILLLARTTPIEEAKSPTHGLSLFYTDLDRSRIRVSEIEKMGRKAVDSNELFIEGLEIPMEDRIGEEGRGFEYILDGMNPERILIAAEAVGLGHAALRRATGYAKERVVFNRQIGKNQAIQHPLAENWMELEAAWLMVCRAAWEYDSGQPCGASANAAKYLAGEAAFKACQQAVMTHGGFGYAREYHVERYLRESLIPRIAPVSPQLVLCFIAEKVLGLPKSY
- a CDS encoding DUF885 domain-containing protein, with product MTRTLASAFAVALSLALAAPAAAQAPAAATAPVQNTAQNAAHEALWQLFRDSDEASLKRNPIQALFRGDMRYADRLGDYITDAWYDAERAAGESDLRRLEAIDRTRLDATDRIAYDVFKWQTEENLKGLTPEILALTAVRPINHFTGFHTFYPSFASATGGAPFATLADYENNLKRHQDFVTLLDRSIGRFREGMASGVVETKLTINNVIEQLATQLAEAPEESPFYSPVTQFPDGISAADQTRLKAEYRAMIADRIYPSYKRLHDFLKAEYLPAARDQVGLSAMKGGPVLYAQLIENTTTLPLKAEDIHNIGLAEVKRIHAEMEKVKAEVAFKGTLPEFFEYLRSDPKFQPKSREWLTEKYFEIGKAVDAKVPDYFSTVPKSPLDIRPYEPFREKHEAGGSYMPGTPDGTRPGIFYFNAYDLPSRTTPGMTTLYLHEGAPGHHFQISLAQENEALPNFMRFGGNTAYVEGWGLYAETLGYPMGFFDDPYQRFGTLSDEMLRAMRLVVDTGLHAKGWTRDRAIEYMLANSDMGRTDATAEVERYIAIPSQALAYKIGALKIQELRARAEKALGKTFDIRDFHAQVLMTGALPLAVLEKKIDDWIASKK
- a CDS encoding crotonase/enoyl-CoA hydratase family protein; translation: MSDPVLIETEGAVAILTLNRPELRNPVSDSDMVDALVAALDRLNRDFSVRAAILTGAGKGFSSGGNLRRMGEPGELGGSTPVETPTDYARGIQRLPLAFQALEIPIIAAVNGDAIGAGCDVACMCDIRIAAQSARFAESFVKLALIPGDGGAWLLQRVVGFSKACELVFTGDMIDANEALACGLVSRVVPDDDLLPAARALAARIAANPPHALRMTKRLLVRARDTRLDEHLASAGALQALAHTTADHREAIAAFREKRAPNFTGR